A window of the Barnesiella propionica genome harbors these coding sequences:
- a CDS encoding DUF4296 domain-containing protein, translated as MKIFFYIIVSSLSVAFISCDRTPDHVIAGPKMEDLLVDIHKAEAVMDVNYDDYRDSEQKKALREAVFLRHGVTEEQFDTSLVWYGHHIDKYVEMYDKVIERLKKENEDVKLLIARENEQTITRPGDSVDVWKKKNWFEFNPRTMDNILAFEIIPDENFMIHDRFVLRAKFLMIPRSSVHPEVYLAVSHENKDVAYVKAGVMKNGWFELAVQSDSALAVERVYGYVSFPPEWEDSHIYADSISLMRLRYKDVMPELDAMKWQRNKKD; from the coding sequence ATGAAAATATTCTTCTATATAATAGTTAGTTCGTTATCGGTCGCTTTTATTTCCTGTGACCGGACTCCCGACCATGTAATAGCCGGGCCGAAAATGGAAGATTTGCTTGTCGATATTCATAAAGCTGAAGCCGTAATGGATGTGAACTACGATGATTATCGCGATTCTGAACAGAAAAAGGCATTGCGTGAAGCTGTTTTTCTCCGTCATGGCGTTACAGAAGAACAGTTTGATACGTCTCTTGTCTGGTATGGACACCATATTGACAAATATGTGGAAATGTACGACAAGGTTATTGAGCGGCTAAAGAAAGAAAATGAAGACGTGAAACTGCTGATAGCCCGTGAGAACGAGCAGACGATTACACGTCCGGGGGATTCGGTCGATGTCTGGAAGAAAAAGAATTGGTTCGAATTCAATCCCCGTACAATGGATAATATATTGGCGTTCGAGATTATTCCCGATGAAAATTTCATGATACATGATCGTTTTGTACTCCGGGCTAAATTCCTGATGATCCCTCGCTCTTCTGTTCATCCTGAGGTCTATCTGGCGGTAAGTCATGAAAATAAAGATGTGGCTTACGTAAAAGCTGGCGTAATGAAAAACGGATGGTTCGAATTGGCTGTACAGTCCGATTCGGCTCTCGCTGTAGAGAGAGTTTACGGATATGTCTCTTTCCCGCCTGAATGGGAGGATAGCCATATATATGCAGACAGTATATCCCTGATGCGTCTCCGTTATAAGGATGTTATGCCGGAATTGGACGCGATGAAATGGCAGAGAAACAAAAAGGATTGA
- a CDS encoding RNA polymerase sigma factor: MKQNKLVAEIIAMQDILYRFASRLTSNENDAKDLLQETSYRALKGQNDYIEYGTVKSWLFTIMRNTFLNDQSRLLKLKDNIPAEELSIPFIDDQLESRIISGEILKIIYQLDREKRIPFLLYITGYSYDEIAEKLKIPLGTVKSRIHQARQILKDRLKELR, from the coding sequence ATGAAACAAAATAAGCTCGTCGCAGAAATAATAGCCATGCAAGATATCTTGTATCGTTTCGCATCTCGTCTCACCAGTAATGAAAACGATGCAAAAGACTTGTTACAGGAAACTTCTTACAGAGCCTTAAAAGGACAAAATGATTATATTGAATACGGCACTGTAAAAAGTTGGCTATTCACCATTATGCGAAACACATTTCTCAACGACCAATCCCGATTATTAAAGTTGAAAGATAATATTCCTGCGGAGGAATTATCAATACCTTTCATAGATGATCAATTAGAGAGCCGGATAATCAGCGGCGAAATACTTAAAATAATCTATCAATTGGACAGAGAAAAACGTATCCCCTTTCTCCTGTATATCACCGGATACAGTTACGATGAAATAGCGGAAAAACTAAAAATTCCGTTAGGAACAGTAAAGAGCCGTATACACCAGGCGCGTCAAATATTAAAGGACAGATTAAAAGAACTGAGATAA